The Bradyrhizobium sp. LLZ17 genomic sequence TGCCTATTCCGTGCATCTCGTAATCAACGGAATTGCTGCTGTCCGGACAAGCCTCTCATAAGGCTGCGACAATCTGTTAATTTGTCGATTTTACGGTATATCTCGTGATCTGGTGGTGCCGCCGCCGATGCGGGTGCGCGATCCGGTCCGCTTTCTCTTGCGCTGCCATATTGCTTTGACGTACTCCCGCTCTCACAAGGCCCATCGCCGGGAAATCGAATGTCGACGACAGCTGACGAACTCGACAAGAGACAGGCCATCATCGACGCCTGCCACCGCATGAATGCGCTCGGCATCAACCAGCGCATGGCCGGCTACGGCATGTCGGAAGGTTAGGGCAGGCGGTGTTCGCGCGGATCAGACATATCGCCGATCGCAAGGGATCCAACCGCCTCATGGTTCGGCTGCGTGCGCTGTTGCGCAGCAACGAGTTCTACCTGATCCCGCTGGCGCTGGTGATCGGCACGCTGGCCGGCGCCATCGTGACCCTGATGGCCGAGATCGCGCAGATTGCTCATATGGTGATCTACGGCATTCCCGTCGACGTCCGCCTGTCCGCCAACGCACGTGTCAGTCCTTGGGCGGCGCTGCTTGCACCCGCGCTCGGCGGGTTGGCACTCGGCATCATGGAATGGTGGCGGCGGCGGCTGAAGATATCCAGCGCCGTCGACCCGATCGAGGCCAATGCGCTGCGCGGCGGCAATCTCTCCATGCGCGACAGCGTCGTGGTGTCGAGCCAGACGCTGATCTCGAACGGCTGTGGCGCCTCGGTCGGTCTCGAGGCTGGGTACACCCAGATCGGCTCCGGCATCGCCTCACTGCTCGGCAAGTTCTTCAATCTGCGCCGCAACGATCTTCGCCTGATCGTCGGCTGCGGCGCTGCTGCGGCGATTGCGGCAGCGTTCGGCGCGCCGATCACCGGCGCTTTCTACGCCTGCGAACTCATCGTCGGCGTCTATTCGGTCGGCAGCGCCGCGCCGATCCTGGCGGCTTCGCTCGCCGGCGCGCTGACCGCGCAATGGCTCGGCGGCGCGCCGTACTCCATTGAAATACCCAAGGTGAGCGCGGTCGGCATCGAGCAATATCTGGCGCTGATCGGGCTTGCGCTTGTCACCAGCGGCGTCGGCATCGCCGTGATGCGCTCGTCTTCGACCTTCGAGCGCCTGTTCGCCTGGTTGCCGGTCTGGCTGCGACCGGTGATCGGCGGCCTCGTCGTCGGCGGCTTTGCCATCGTCACGCCGCAGGTGCTCGCGGCCGGCCACGGCGCCATGGTGCTCGATCTGTTTCACGAGATGACCATCGGGCTGATCGCAATCATCATTGCCCTGAAGGTGACGGCCTGCCTGATCTCGCTCGCTTCCGGCTTTCGCGGCGGTCTGTTCTTTGCCTCGCTGTTCGTCGGCAGCCTGATCGGGAAGTTCTTTGCCGCCGTCCTTCTGCTTATCAGCCCCAACTTCGTGATCGATCCGCTGGTCGCGATGCTGACCGGCATGGCGACGCTGGGCGTCGCCATCGTCGGCGGTCCCTTGACCATGTCGTTCCTCGTGCTCGAAATGACC encodes the following:
- a CDS encoding chloride channel protein, with protein sequence MFARIRHIADRKGSNRLMVRLRALLRSNEFYLIPLALVIGTLAGAIVTLMAEIAQIAHMVIYGIPVDVRLSANARVSPWAALLAPALGGLALGIMEWWRRRLKISSAVDPIEANALRGGNLSMRDSVVVSSQTLISNGCGASVGLEAGYTQIGSGIASLLGKFFNLRRNDLRLIVGCGAAAAIAAAFGAPITGAFYACELIVGVYSVGSAAPILAASLAGALTAQWLGGAPYSIEIPKVSAVGIEQYLALIGLALVTSGVGIAVMRSSSTFERLFAWLPVWLRPVIGGLVVGGFAIVTPQVLAAGHGAMVLDLFHEMTIGLIAIIIALKVTACLISLASGFRGGLFFASLFVGSLIGKFFAAVLLLISPNFVIDPLVAMLTGMATLGVAIVGGPLTMSFLVLEMTRNVDVTAVVLAGCIVTSICVRFMFGHSFSTWRLHLRGETIRSANDVGWLRNLTVERLMRSDVGKVPSTTTIAAVRNEFPLGSRPGIVIVNNADEYVGLVLLPDLFTSDLDSIADEIQVIELARLTDIVLIPEMNVKSAMAVFDEAEAEMLAVVDSTDSRKVVGFLTETTARRRYVEEIDKATRGVLGALS